The proteins below come from a single Chryseobacterium nepalense genomic window:
- the hemH gene encoding ferrochelatase yields MQKESSNSKKGILLVNLGSPKSTDVKDVKEYLDEFLMDEKVIDYRWIFRALLVQGIILKTRPPKSAEAYKTVWTDEGSPLIVITEKIRKKLQKLVDVPVEIGMRYAEPSIETGIRALAEKGVTEIVLFPLYPQYAMSTTETVIEKAEEVRKQKFPGVKINYIQPFYNREIYINCLAESIREKLPENFDALQFSYHGVPERHIFKTDPTKTCNLNDCCTRENNPSHQFCYRHQCFKTTETVIQKLNLPKEKVIVSFQSRLGKDKWIEPYTDETFETIPKKGIKNLAVVCPAFVSDCLETLEEISVEGKHQFTEAGGENFHYIPCLNDEDRWIEVVKTLCEEKLNEFYLV; encoded by the coding sequence TTGCAGAAAGAATCTTCCAATTCAAAAAAAGGAATTTTATTGGTAAATCTCGGTTCGCCAAAATCTACGGATGTAAAGGATGTAAAGGAATATCTTGACGAGTTCCTGATGGACGAAAAAGTAATTGATTACAGATGGATCTTCCGTGCACTTCTTGTACAGGGAATCATCCTGAAAACACGTCCGCCAAAATCCGCCGAAGCCTATAAAACCGTATGGACGGATGAAGGATCACCTTTGATCGTTATTACCGAGAAAATCCGGAAAAAATTACAGAAACTGGTTGATGTTCCTGTAGAAATCGGGATGAGGTATGCCGAACCCAGCATTGAAACGGGAATTCGTGCTCTTGCTGAAAAAGGAGTCACCGAAATCGTCCTTTTTCCCCTGTATCCTCAATATGCGATGAGTACCACAGAAACCGTTATTGAAAAAGCTGAAGAAGTAAGGAAACAGAAATTTCCGGGAGTAAAAATCAATTATATTCAACCATTCTACAACCGTGAAATCTATATCAACTGCCTTGCCGAAAGCATTCGCGAGAAACTTCCTGAAAATTTCGATGCGCTGCAGTTCTCATATCATGGGGTTCCGGAAAGGCATATCTTTAAAACAGATCCCACCAAAACCTGCAACCTCAACGATTGCTGCACAAGGGAGAATAACCCGAGTCACCAATTCTGCTATCGCCACCAGTGCTTTAAAACTACAGAAACCGTTATTCAAAAACTGAATCTACCCAAGGAAAAGGTTATTGTATCGTTTCAGTCCAGGCTTGGAAAAGATAAGTGGATCGAACCTTATACAGATGAAACCTTTGAAACCATTCCTAAAAAAGGAATTAAAAACCTTGCAGTTGTTTGTCCGGCGTTTGTTTCAGACTGCCTGGAAACACTTGAGGAAATATCGGTTGAAGGGAAACATCAGTTTACAGAAGCCGGCGGCGAAAATTTCCATTATATTCCGTGCCTGAATGACGAAGACCGATGGATTGAAGTTGTTAAAACCCTATGTGAGGAAAAGCTCAATGAATTTTATTTAGTTTAA
- a CDS encoding endonuclease, with protein sequence MKLKSIFFVGVFLCSIGLMTAQAPANYYNGTTGLTGSALKTKLSQIIDVALDKGYSGLWTAYQTTDRDYYYENNGKVLDMYSERPTAADPYEYTIVTNQCGNYQTEGDCYNREHLVPQSLFNSANPMHNDVHFIPPTDGKVNGMRSDWPFGKVSNPTWTSLNGSKLGQSATSGYSGTVFEPIDEFKGDIARMIFYFVTRYENRLANFSSGNMLGNTAFPGLQTWELNVLLLWNDMDPVSQREIDRNNAAYTWQNNRNPYIDNPQWVHDVWGYSTLSANDVVKDTAVLYSLYPNPAKDIISLSGRDIAKIEKLEIYNSLGQLIKRNNLPFKNTNTVDVKDLKPGVYYFVTERFSTKFIKE encoded by the coding sequence ATGAAACTAAAATCTATATTTTTTGTAGGAGTCTTTTTATGTAGTATAGGACTCATGACTGCACAGGCTCCCGCTAATTATTATAATGGAACAACAGGACTTACTGGAAGTGCTTTAAAAACTAAATTATCTCAAATTATTGATGTTGCACTAGATAAAGGTTATAGTGGTTTATGGACGGCTTATCAGACAACCGATAGAGACTATTATTATGAAAACAATGGAAAAGTTCTGGATATGTATTCAGAAAGGCCTACTGCTGCAGACCCTTATGAATATACTATTGTTACCAATCAATGTGGAAATTATCAAACTGAAGGAGATTGCTATAATAGAGAACATTTAGTGCCTCAAAGTTTATTTAATTCGGCTAATCCAATGCACAATGATGTACATTTCATTCCGCCTACAGACGGAAAAGTAAATGGAATGAGATCTGATTGGCCGTTCGGAAAGGTTTCTAATCCAACCTGGACTTCATTGAATGGTTCCAAGCTTGGACAGAGTGCTACTTCAGGATATTCGGGTACTGTTTTTGAGCCAATTGATGAATTTAAGGGAGATATCGCAAGAATGATTTTCTATTTTGTTACCAGATATGAGAACAGGCTTGCCAACTTCTCGTCAGGTAATATGTTAGGAAACACGGCTTTTCCAGGGCTTCAAACCTGGGAGCTAAATGTTTTGCTCTTATGGAATGATATGGATCCCGTTTCTCAGAGAGAAATTGACCGTAACAACGCTGCCTACACCTGGCAAAATAACCGAAATCCTTATATCGATAATCCTCAGTGGGTGCATGATGTATGGGGATATTCTACATTATCTGCCAATGATGTGGTAAAAGATACTGCTGTCTTGTATTCTCTTTACCCCAATCCGGCAAAAGATATAATTTCACTTTCAGGAAGGGATATTGCGAAAATAGAGAAATTAGAAATTTATAATTCATTAGGTCAATTGATCAAAAGAAATAATCTGCCTTTCAAAAATACAAATACAGTTGATGTTAAAGATTTAAAGCCAGGGGTATATTATTTTGTCACTGAACGTTTTTCTACCAAGTTTATTAAAGAATAG
- the fmt gene encoding methionyl-tRNA formyltransferase: MKSLKVVFLGTPEFAKTSLEAIHHSHHEVAGVVTVADKASGRGQKVNQSPVKIFAVENNIPVFQPEKLRNPEFLEELRKLNADVFVVVAFRMMPKVLFEMPRMGTFNLHASLLPDYRGAAPINYAVINGEEKTGATTFFINEKIDEGNILLQEELPILPNENAGSLHDRLMEMGAELVVKTLNGLAENTITERPQPQVEHPKNAYKIFKEDTKIDWTKKSREIHQFILGMSPYPAAFTTLKIGDEEKGLKIFGGEFKVENHDKPAGTLDISKNEFKIYTADGTYSPLELQLEGKKRMNIKDFLNGFRSFEQIKMA; this comes from the coding sequence ATGAAATCATTGAAAGTCGTTTTTTTGGGCACCCCGGAGTTTGCGAAGACTTCTTTAGAAGCCATCCATCATTCTCATCATGAAGTAGCAGGTGTTGTAACCGTGGCGGATAAAGCAAGCGGTCGCGGACAAAAAGTTAATCAGTCACCTGTAAAAATTTTTGCGGTGGAAAACAATATTCCTGTTTTTCAGCCTGAAAAATTAAGAAATCCTGAATTTCTGGAAGAGTTGAGAAAACTGAATGCCGATGTTTTTGTAGTCGTTGCATTCAGGATGATGCCGAAGGTACTTTTTGAAATGCCAAGAATGGGAACTTTTAACCTTCATGCATCGCTGCTTCCGGATTACAGAGGGGCAGCACCCATTAATTACGCTGTGATTAATGGCGAAGAAAAAACAGGAGCTACGACTTTTTTTATCAATGAAAAAATTGATGAAGGAAATATTCTTCTTCAGGAAGAATTACCGATTCTACCCAATGAAAACGCAGGAAGCCTCCACGACAGGCTTATGGAAATGGGTGCTGAACTTGTGGTAAAAACTTTGAACGGATTAGCAGAAAATACCATTACCGAAAGACCCCAGCCACAGGTGGAGCATCCTAAAAATGCTTATAAAATATTTAAAGAAGATACTAAAATAGACTGGACAAAAAAATCCAGGGAGATTCATCAGTTTATCTTGGGAATGTCTCCTTATCCTGCTGCTTTCACGACATTAAAAATCGGAGATGAAGAAAAAGGATTGAAAATTTTCGGGGGTGAATTTAAAGTTGAAAATCATGATAAGCCTGCCGGAACTCTGGATATTTCAAAAAATGAGTTTAAAATCTATACTGCGGACGGAACATATTCCCCTTTAGAACTGCAGCTGGAAGGAAAGAAAAGAATGAATATTAAAGACTTTCTGAACGGATTCAGAAGCTTTGAACAAATAAAAATGGCTTGA
- a CDS encoding NifU family protein, with protein MHTILIEPTENPKVMKFVADYNLIPGSLELDRDSDISEIPMAQELFNYPFVERIFITANFVAVAKQDTVAWEHVAESLKNVIEDELLANPRIYLQKKKELYQIYAEMTPNPNVMKFVSNRLLLEGFVEVKSRDAADGVPLAEAIFKEFDFAKEVFISDNFVAVTRDNSVEWHQVMMTVRALIAEYLQNGGQISNIEAQKHENPVEKIINRDYTEDEQKISDILNEYVAPAVENDGGKISLMEYDQENKTAKMLLQGACSGCPSSTATLKNGIENILKQFVPDLVERVEAVNG; from the coding sequence ATGCATACTATACTTATAGAGCCTACTGAAAACCCGAAAGTGATGAAATTTGTGGCGGATTACAACCTGATTCCCGGTTCTCTTGAACTGGACAGAGATTCGGATATTTCAGAAATTCCCATGGCACAGGAGCTTTTCAACTATCCGTTTGTGGAAAGAATTTTTATTACGGCTAATTTTGTAGCAGTTGCAAAACAAGATACGGTAGCATGGGAACATGTTGCGGAAAGCCTGAAAAATGTAATTGAGGATGAGCTTCTGGCCAATCCGAGAATTTATCTTCAGAAGAAAAAGGAGCTTTACCAGATTTATGCTGAAATGACCCCGAACCCCAATGTGATGAAATTCGTTTCCAACAGATTGCTTCTGGAAGGATTTGTGGAAGTGAAATCAAGAGACGCTGCAGACGGAGTTCCTTTGGCGGAGGCGATTTTTAAAGAATTCGATTTTGCTAAAGAAGTATTTATTTCTGACAACTTTGTTGCCGTAACAAGAGACAATTCCGTAGAGTGGCATCAGGTTATGATGACAGTACGGGCGCTGATTGCAGAATATCTTCAGAATGGTGGGCAAATTTCAAATATTGAAGCTCAAAAACATGAAAACCCTGTAGAAAAGATCATCAACAGAGACTACACAGAAGACGAGCAGAAAATTTCTGACATCCTGAATGAATACGTTGCTCCTGCCGTAGAAAACGATGGCGGAAAAATATCTTTAATGGAATATGATCAGGAAAATAAAACCGCAAAAATGCTTCTGCAGGGAGCATGCTCCGGTTGTCCAAGTTCTACCGCTACATTAAAAAACGGAATTGAAAATATCTTAAAACAATTCGTTCCCGATCTGGTAGAACGTGTAGAAGCCGTTAACGGATAA
- a CDS encoding gamma carbonic anhydrase family protein produces MALIKELLGKAPQIGENTFLAETATIIGDVTMGRDCSIWYNAVIRGDVHYIKMGNKVNVQDNAMLHCTYQKHPLNIGNNVSIGHNAIVHGCTIKDNVLIGMGAIVMDDCLVEENSIVGAGSVVTQGTHIKSGEVWGGVPARKIKDINSLLLEGEVNRIADNYVKYSSWYKENVKHVEG; encoded by the coding sequence ATGGCACTTATCAAAGAACTTTTAGGAAAAGCACCGCAGATAGGAGAGAATACCTTTTTGGCAGAAACGGCCACCATCATCGGTGATGTTACCATGGGACGGGATTGTAGTATATGGTACAATGCGGTAATCAGGGGAGATGTTCATTATATAAAGATGGGAAATAAAGTGAATGTTCAGGACAATGCGATGCTGCACTGCACCTATCAGAAACATCCTTTGAATATCGGAAATAATGTTTCTATCGGGCATAATGCCATTGTACATGGTTGTACCATTAAAGATAATGTATTGATCGGAATGGGTGCAATTGTTATGGATGATTGTCTTGTGGAGGAAAATTCTATTGTAGGTGCAGGCTCTGTTGTGACCCAAGGAACGCACATCAAATCAGGTGAAGTCTGGGGTGGAGTTCCGGCCAGAAAAATCAAAGATATTAATTCCCTGCTGCTTGAGGGAGAAGTAAACAGAATTGCTGATAATTATGTAAAATATTCTTCCTGGTACAAAGAAAACGTAAAACATGTGGAAGGATAA
- a CDS encoding LLM class flavin-dependent oxidoreductase: protein MQNFEISVLDLAPVKQEKTIHDTFQDSLSLANHAENLNYKRFWLAEHHNMESIASSATSVLIGFIANGTKKIRVGSGGIMLPNHSSLVIAEQFGTLESLFPGRIDLGLGRAPGTDGLTAQALGRNPAIINQQFPRQILELQRYFSKDNSEALVRAIPGEGLDIPLYILGSSTDSAFLAAELGLPYAFAGHFAPEQMEMAFNIYRQNFEPSEYCDQPYVIACINGVAAETSEEAHKISTTLFQAFINIIRNDRKPFAPPVDDMDNIWSPMEKNMVLQKLRYTLIGNQEEIEEQLKTFQEKFNVNELMINSHIYDHQKRLDSYSIFRKAKDAILKI from the coding sequence ATGCAAAACTTCGAAATATCTGTGCTGGATCTTGCTCCGGTAAAACAGGAAAAGACCATTCACGATACCTTTCAGGATAGTTTGTCTTTGGCAAACCATGCTGAAAATTTAAACTATAAAAGATTCTGGCTTGCAGAACATCACAATATGGAAAGCATTGCCAGTTCGGCAACTTCCGTCCTGATTGGTTTTATTGCCAACGGAACCAAAAAAATAAGAGTGGGTTCAGGAGGCATTATGCTTCCGAACCACAGTTCCCTGGTCATCGCAGAACAATTCGGAACCTTGGAATCTCTTTTCCCGGGAAGAATTGATTTGGGACTGGGCAGGGCGCCCGGAACAGATGGACTCACGGCGCAGGCTTTAGGAAGAAATCCGGCCATTATCAATCAGCAGTTTCCAAGACAAATTCTTGAATTACAGAGATATTTTTCCAAAGACAATTCCGAGGCACTTGTAAGGGCTATTCCGGGGGAAGGTCTTGATATTCCTCTGTATATTCTGGGTTCGAGTACAGATAGTGCTTTTTTAGCAGCAGAACTCGGACTTCCTTATGCGTTTGCAGGGCATTTTGCTCCGGAACAGATGGAAATGGCTTTCAATATCTACAGACAAAATTTTGAGCCGTCAGAATATTGTGATCAACCTTATGTAATTGCCTGTATCAATGGGGTGGCTGCAGAAACTTCCGAAGAAGCCCACAAAATTTCCACCACTTTATTCCAGGCATTTATTAATATCATCCGAAATGACAGAAAACCTTTTGCTCCGCCGGTTGATGATATGGATAACATTTGGTCGCCGATGGAAAAAAACATGGTTTTACAGAAACTTCGTTATACGCTGATAGGTAATCAGGAAGAAATTGAAGAACAGCTTAAAACCTTTCAAGAGAAATTTAATGTCAATGAACTGATGATTAATTCTCATATTTATGATCATCAGAAAAGATTAGATTCCTATTCGATTTTCAGAAAAGCTAAAGACGCTATATTAAAAATATAA
- a CDS encoding type IX secretion system plug protein domain-containing protein, with the protein MKTLQIFLLTLGGLVFGQNIQSIQLFNPQTNDETPVIYFNQQLVLSFDDLTNASEIYRYTIKHYNRNWEDDNLFFTEYATGSLNALLDRFQYSFNTLQSYTHYKLTFPNDKMQLKISGNYEIIVYKNSADQPLFKRRFYLVEDAATLAVGVSRFADARNPEANQRIEVKAVSKGGDLSSNVNSMTLNVMQNNNPNIAINNLKPSATLGNQLLFQQLSLVFPGNNEFYYFDNKNMNMAADMVRATEVKDGVNNTYLHPVWAFPLNYQYQPDVNGAWYYRRNDLGRERDAEREADYSWVYFSLDSDPVDKEIYVLGGFNDFKPGKENLMQYDSENKKYVARIYLKQGFYNYILATKKPGGSLNFGEVNGNFWQTENLYQAFLYYAPFGRNYDGLIGYGEFRTPVR; encoded by the coding sequence ATGAAAACTTTGCAAATATTTTTACTTACCCTGGGCGGACTTGTTTTTGGACAAAATATCCAGAGCATTCAGCTGTTTAATCCGCAGACCAATGATGAAACGCCGGTTATTTACTTTAACCAGCAGTTGGTTTTAAGCTTCGACGACCTTACTAATGCCAGCGAAATTTACAGATATACCATCAAACATTATAACAGAAACTGGGAAGATGATAATCTCTTCTTTACCGAATATGCTACAGGAAGTTTAAATGCTCTGCTGGACAGGTTTCAGTATTCCTTCAATACGCTCCAGTCATACACTCATTATAAACTTACGTTCCCGAATGATAAAATGCAGCTTAAAATTTCAGGGAATTATGAAATTATCGTTTACAAAAATTCTGCAGATCAGCCTTTATTCAAGCGAAGATTCTATCTTGTGGAAGATGCTGCAACACTGGCGGTAGGTGTTTCAAGATTTGCTGATGCCAGAAATCCGGAAGCCAATCAGAGAATTGAGGTGAAGGCTGTTTCCAAAGGTGGGGATCTTTCGTCCAACGTCAATTCAATGACGCTGAATGTCATGCAGAATAATAACCCTAATATTGCGATAAACAATTTAAAGCCAAGCGCAACACTTGGGAACCAATTGCTGTTTCAGCAGTTGTCTCTTGTTTTTCCCGGAAATAATGAGTTTTATTATTTTGATAATAAAAACATGAATATGGCTGCAGATATGGTTCGTGCAACGGAAGTGAAAGACGGTGTTAATAATACCTATCTTCATCCGGTGTGGGCTTTTCCGCTGAATTACCAATATCAGCCTGATGTTAACGGGGCTTGGTACTACAGAAGAAATGATCTGGGAAGGGAAAGGGATGCAGAAAGAGAAGCGGATTATTCCTGGGTATATTTTTCTCTTGATTCGGATCCTGTAGATAAAGAAATTTATGTATTAGGAGGCTTCAATGATTTCAAGCCGGGTAAAGAGAACCTTATGCAATACGATTCGGAAAACAAAAAATATGTCGCCAGAATATATCTTAAGCAAGGTTTCTACAATTATATTCTCGCTACAAAAAAACCTGGTGGCTCCCTTAATTTTGGTGAAGTCAACGGGAACTTCTGGCAGACAGAAAACTTATATCAGGCATTTTTGTACTATGCTCCGTTTGGAAGAAATTATGATGGTTTAATAGGTTATGGTGAATTCAGAACTCCGGTGAGGTAA
- a CDS encoding helix-turn-helix domain-containing protein, whose amino-acid sequence MNNHFFDLIEHTNRSVFLTGKAGTGKTTFLNEFVKRTRKKHIVVAPTGIAAINAGGVTIHSMFGLPLRTFLPTTERIDTSLANNIADLMPHFKYRKDKLKLLREVEIIIIDEVSMLRADVLDMMDFSLRFIRRNNQRFGGVQMLFIGDLYQLPPVVRDEHILKMYYHSPFFFDSHAIKEIPLITIELTKVYRQSDENFLAILNAIRDGDVANIDFEHLNERYDPNFEMGDEPYVYLCSHNKMADDINQEKLDELKVSSKTYEAKLFGEFRENQFPNEQFLDLKIGAQIMFIRNDISGEKKYFNGKLGEISALDENEIKVILDGSEREITVKREVWEQKKYFLDTDKNIKEEVLGSFEQFPIKLAWAVTIHKSQGLTFDKVIIDAGKSFTAGQVYVALSRCRTLEGIVLKSRITPEVIFKDNRILHFHSDTVANDKVEAILNNEKYDYSIRKVLRTVDSQWLLKEVEEWNKLSVATKSIDHVKTNQLYLQLKHEIVNLGKIFEKLERVISQKVNNFIEQKEEWSEIENKTKGAVNFFFTEIRDKIFSPLKDFYAEIKGTKGLKQYNEEFRVWLEDIEEYLNSLKEIHLLETKLLDEKNNQEVSMKIAKVPSQVLTFQLFEQGKTISEIALERGLVKETVIGHLAKFAEQGLLDISRVITSDKIKAFEDVFKTDSKETLTEWKNALPSHFEFNEIRILINHFNYLKEKGKI is encoded by the coding sequence ATGAACAATCATTTTTTTGACTTAATAGAACATACCAACCGGAGTGTATTTTTAACGGGAAAAGCAGGAACAGGGAAAACCACTTTTCTTAATGAATTTGTAAAACGCACCCGAAAAAAACATATTGTCGTTGCGCCTACAGGAATTGCGGCGATCAATGCAGGAGGCGTTACCATTCACTCGATGTTTGGGCTTCCGCTGCGGACTTTTCTTCCCACTACCGAAAGAATTGATACCAGTCTGGCAAACAATATTGCTGACCTGATGCCGCATTTCAAATACCGGAAAGATAAGCTGAAACTTTTGCGGGAAGTGGAAATAATCATCATCGATGAGGTTTCCATGCTTCGTGCTGATGTTCTGGATATGATGGACTTTTCCCTGCGGTTTATCCGGAGAAATAACCAGCGTTTCGGAGGAGTTCAGATGTTATTTATCGGGGATTTGTATCAGCTTCCGCCGGTGGTGAGAGACGAACATATTTTAAAAATGTATTACCACTCTCCGTTTTTCTTCGACAGTCATGCTATTAAAGAAATACCTTTAATTACGATAGAACTGACGAAAGTGTACAGGCAATCTGATGAAAATTTCCTTGCCATACTGAATGCGATCCGTGACGGTGATGTCGCCAATATCGATTTTGAGCATTTAAATGAAAGATACGACCCCAATTTTGAAATGGGTGACGAGCCTTATGTTTATCTCTGTTCCCATAATAAAATGGCAGACGATATCAACCAGGAAAAGCTGGATGAATTAAAGGTAAGTTCTAAAACCTATGAAGCCAAACTTTTCGGGGAATTCAGGGAAAACCAGTTTCCGAACGAACAGTTTTTAGATTTGAAAATAGGCGCTCAGATTATGTTTATCCGTAATGATATTTCAGGAGAGAAAAAATATTTTAATGGAAAACTGGGCGAAATTTCTGCGCTGGATGAGAACGAAATCAAAGTAATTCTTGACGGCAGCGAAAGAGAAATTACGGTAAAAAGAGAGGTTTGGGAACAGAAAAAATACTTCCTTGATACCGATAAAAATATCAAAGAGGAAGTTTTGGGAAGCTTCGAGCAGTTTCCGATAAAGCTTGCCTGGGCAGTTACCATTCATAAAAGCCAGGGACTTACTTTCGACAAAGTAATTATTGATGCCGGAAAAAGCTTTACGGCAGGGCAGGTTTATGTGGCATTATCACGATGCAGAACGCTGGAGGGTATTGTTTTAAAATCCAGAATTACCCCGGAAGTTATTTTTAAAGACAACCGAATTCTTCATTTTCACAGCGACACGGTAGCCAATGATAAGGTTGAGGCTATTTTAAATAATGAAAAGTATGATTACAGCATCCGAAAAGTGCTTCGTACCGTAGATTCTCAATGGTTGCTGAAAGAAGTGGAAGAATGGAATAAACTTTCCGTGGCTACGAAAAGTATAGATCATGTAAAGACTAATCAGCTTTATTTGCAGCTGAAACATGAGATTGTTAACCTCGGTAAAATATTTGAAAAACTGGAAAGAGTAATTTCCCAGAAGGTTAATAATTTTATCGAGCAGAAAGAAGAATGGTCTGAAATTGAAAATAAAACAAAAGGAGCGGTTAATTTCTTTTTTACGGAGATCAGGGATAAAATTTTCAGTCCGCTGAAAGATTTTTATGCTGAAATTAAAGGTACTAAAGGTTTAAAACAATATAACGAAGAATTCAGGGTGTGGCTGGAAGATATTGAAGAATATCTGAACAGTTTAAAAGAAATCCATCTGTTGGAAACGAAGCTTCTGGATGAAAAAAATAATCAGGAAGTAAGCATGAAGATAGCGAAAGTGCCTTCTCAGGTTCTTACCTTTCAGTTGTTTGAGCAGGGAAAAACCATTTCGGAAATTGCTTTGGAAAGAGGATTGGTCAAAGAAACGGTAATCGGGCATCTGGCAAAATTTGCGGAACAGGGATTACTGGATATTTCAAGAGTAATTACTTCGGATAAAATTAAAGCTTTTGAAGACGTGTTTAAAACTGATTCTAAAGAGACTCTGACAGAATGGAAAAATGCACTTCCTAGTCATTTTGAATTTAATGAAATCAGGATTCTGATCAATCATTTTAATTATCTGAAGGAGAAGGGGAAAATTTAA
- the ribB gene encoding 3,4-dihydroxy-2-butanone-4-phosphate synthase: MSDIKLNTIPEAIEDLKNGKIIIVVDDEDRENEGDFLCAAELTTPEIINFMALHGRGLICMPLPEKRCDELGLEVMVSRSSDPKETAFTVSVDLLGNGTSTGISAADRAKTILALMDEKSKPTDFMRPGHIFPLRAKKGGVLKRAGHTEAAIDLTCLAGLKEGGVICEIMNEDGSMSRLPELYAFAQKHDMKIVSIEDLIHYQLKKGNLIERIEERKVKTAYGDYDFFAFRETSNDQIHFALTKGAWTVDEPVLVRVQSSDSYFDVLTRLNNGEKPLLEKVTGMVNEAGKGAIIFINNVSNSENTLRKLQQFLNYQDGQVQHPTLAYNYRDYGIGTQILKNLGINKFKVITQNPNIRPQVGGYDVEVTEMVEL, encoded by the coding sequence ATGTCTGATATTAAATTAAATACTATTCCGGAGGCTATTGAAGACCTTAAAAATGGTAAAATAATCATAGTAGTAGATGATGAAGACAGAGAGAATGAAGGAGATTTTCTTTGTGCCGCCGAACTGACGACACCGGAAATCATTAATTTTATGGCTCTTCACGGAAGAGGATTGATCTGTATGCCCCTGCCTGAAAAAAGATGTGATGAACTCGGGCTGGAAGTGATGGTAAGCCGAAGCAGTGATCCGAAGGAAACAGCTTTTACCGTATCGGTAGATCTTCTCGGAAACGGAACTTCAACGGGTATTTCTGCAGCCGACAGAGCCAAAACCATTCTTGCTTTGATGGATGAAAAGTCAAAACCTACAGACTTTATGCGTCCCGGACATATTTTCCCGCTTCGTGCCAAAAAAGGAGGTGTTCTGAAAAGAGCCGGCCACACAGAAGCTGCGATTGATCTTACCTGTTTGGCAGGATTAAAAGAAGGAGGTGTGATCTGTGAAATTATGAATGAAGACGGTTCGATGTCGCGCTTGCCTGAATTGTATGCTTTTGCTCAGAAACATGATATGAAGATTGTTTCAATTGAAGATTTGATCCATTATCAGCTTAAAAAAGGAAATCTTATTGAAAGAATTGAAGAAAGGAAAGTGAAAACGGCTTATGGAGATTATGATTTCTTTGCTTTCAGGGAAACTTCAAATGATCAGATTCATTTTGCTTTAACAAAAGGAGCATGGACAGTTGATGAGCCTGTTTTGGTAAGAGTACAGTCTTCAGATTCTTATTTTGACGTGCTTACAAGATTAAATAACGGTGAAAAACCTTTGCTGGAAAAAGTAACCGGTATGGTGAATGAAGCAGGAAAAGGTGCTATTATTTTTATTAATAATGTTTCCAATTCAGAAAATACACTAAGAAAACTTCAGCAGTTCCTGAATTATCAGGATGGGCAGGTTCAACATCCGACATTAGCTTACAATTACAGAGATTACGGGATCGGAACGCAGATCCTGAAAAATCTTGGAATCAATAAATTTAAGGTGATCACTCAGAATCCTAATATCAGGCCTCAGGTTGGAGGGTATGATGTTGAGGTAACCGAGATGGTAGAACTTTAA
- a CDS encoding MBL fold metallo-hydrolase, producing MLQTQGFVFNFASENTYIIYNENKNAWLIDPGNMSDAETKTLENFIREKELKINKILLTHAHIDHILGLQWASDTFKVPVFMHKDDQEVLDMFQISGMRFGMALEHIHADIRYISENDELELDGEKFKIYHVPGHSPGSVVYHHEKQKFMISGDVLFEGSIGRTDLFKGNYEQLIEGITTKLFILDPETKVFSGHGNPTTIGFEKAYNPFFR from the coding sequence ATGCTTCAGACACAAGGTTTCGTATTTAATTTCGCCAGCGAAAACACCTACATCATTTATAATGAAAACAAAAATGCATGGCTGATTGATCCGGGAAATATGAGTGACGCGGAAACCAAAACACTAGAAAATTTTATCAGGGAAAAAGAATTAAAAATTAATAAAATCCTTTTAACCCACGCCCACATTGATCACATCTTAGGGCTTCAGTGGGCTTCCGATACTTTTAAAGTACCTGTTTTTATGCACAAGGATGACCAAGAAGTGCTTGATATGTTCCAGATCAGCGGAATGCGTTTCGGGATGGCGCTTGAGCATATCCATGCAGACATTCGATATATCAGCGAAAATGACGAACTGGAACTGGATGGCGAAAAATTCAAAATTTACCATGTTCCCGGACATTCGCCGGGAAGTGTTGTCTATCATCATGAGAAGCAAAAATTCATGATTTCCGGAGATGTTCTTTTTGAGGGAAGCATTGGCAGAACGGATCTGTTTAAAGGGAATTATGAACAGCTGATTGAAGGAATCACAACGAAACTTTTTATTCTTGATCCTGAAACAAAGGTTTTCTCAGGTCACGGAAATCCTACGACTATTGGTTTTGAGAAAGCGTATAATCCGTTTTTCAGGTAA